One Obesumbacterium proteus DNA window includes the following coding sequences:
- the hda gene encoding DnaA inactivator Hda has translation MLLNTPAQLSLPLYLPDDETFASFYSGENSSLLAALQGALQQEHGTYIYFWSREGGGRSHLLHAACAELSQRGEAVGYVPLDKRAYFVPEVLDGMEQLSLVCIDNIECIAGEAEWEMAIFNLYNRILETGRTRLLITGDRPPRQLNLHLPDLASRLDWGQIYKLQPLGDEDKLLALQLRSKLRGFELPEDVGRFLLKRLDREMRTLFMTLDQLDHASITAQRKLTIPFVKEILSL, from the coding sequence GTGCTTCTGAACACGCCGGCACAGCTTTCACTGCCACTTTATTTGCCTGATGATGAGACTTTTGCGAGTTTCTATTCGGGAGAGAATTCTTCTCTGTTAGCCGCATTGCAGGGCGCTTTGCAGCAGGAGCATGGTACTTATATCTATTTCTGGTCGCGTGAGGGCGGAGGGCGTAGCCATCTGTTGCATGCGGCCTGTGCAGAACTTTCCCAGCGCGGTGAAGCCGTAGGTTATGTGCCTTTGGATAAACGCGCCTACTTTGTGCCTGAAGTGTTAGATGGCATGGAGCAGCTCTCCTTGGTTTGCATTGATAACATTGAATGCATCGCTGGAGAAGCCGAGTGGGAAATGGCGATTTTCAATCTCTATAATCGCATTCTTGAAACCGGTCGTACCCGATTGCTGATCACCGGCGATCGCCCACCTCGTCAGCTTAATCTTCATTTGCCCGATCTGGCTTCGCGCCTAGACTGGGGACAAATCTATAAACTCCAGCCGCTCGGCGATGAAGATAAACTCTTGGCGTTACAGCTGCGTTCAAAACTGCGCGGTTTTGAGCTGCCTGAGGATGTAGGTCGATTCTTATTAAAGCGGTTAGATCGTGAAATGCGAACGCTCTTTATGACGTTAGATCAGCTGGATCATGCGTCGATAACGGCGCAGCGCAAGCTGACTATTCCGTTTGTAAAAGAGATTTTATCGCTGTAA
- the nudK gene encoding GDP-mannose pyrophosphatase NudK produces MSPVSVRELYCVKIEMISNKVLSDHWAVLRQYTYDLTRHNGGTVRQMREVYDRGNGATLLLYSVEKKTVVLIRQFRIPTYLNGNRDGLLIETIAGLLDNDAPEDCVRREAMEETGFEVGQVTKVFEAYMSPGGVTEIIHFFAAPYTNSQKVAAGGGIEDEDIEILELPFQQALEMIKSGEIKDGKTIMLLQYAQIQGWMN; encoded by the coding sequence ATGAGTCCTGTATCTGTAAGGGAGTTGTACTGCGTGAAAATTGAAATGATCAGCAACAAGGTGTTATCCGATCATTGGGCAGTCCTGCGTCAATACACCTATGATTTAACGCGACATAATGGCGGCACGGTACGCCAAATGCGTGAGGTCTATGACCGAGGAAATGGCGCTACGCTGTTGCTGTACAGCGTGGAGAAAAAAACGGTGGTGCTCATTCGCCAATTCCGTATTCCAACCTACCTTAACGGCAACCGTGACGGCCTGTTGATCGAAACCATCGCGGGCTTGCTGGATAACGATGCGCCAGAAGACTGCGTGCGTCGAGAAGCGATGGAAGAAACCGGTTTTGAAGTGGGCCAAGTGACAAAAGTCTTTGAGGCTTATATGTCGCCCGGCGGCGTAACCGAAATTATTCATTTCTTTGCGGCTCCGTACACCAACAGCCAAAAAGTGGCAGCCGGTGGTGGAATTGAGGATGAAGATATCGAAATCTTAGAGCTTCCTTTCCAGCAGGCTCTTGAGATGATTAAGAGCGGCGAAATTAAAGATGGAAAAACCATCATGCTGTTGCAGTACGCCCAAATTCAGGGCTGGATGAATTAA